The sequence below is a genomic window from Bactrocera neohumeralis isolate Rockhampton chromosome 4, APGP_CSIRO_Bneo_wtdbg2-racon-allhic-juicebox.fasta_v2, whole genome shotgun sequence.
TTGATGCTTACCAACAAAGTATTAATTCAAATAGGAATGATAGGACCCAATCGCCCAATGTTCGACTCATTTGATCAAGAATTGAGACGCGAAGCCCAATACGATTCCGAAACATTACGAGAAATGGTTGATAGAACAGTTCCCCttttaaatcaacaacaaaaatatgcttaCGATACGCTCATGAAAGTAATGAACGATGGAACTGGCGGATTTTTTAGATGCTCCCGGTGGAactgggaaaacttttttgttatcattGATTTTGGCAACAATTCGGTCGCAAAATGGAATTGCACTAGCCCTAGCTTCATCAGGTATTGCAGCTACATTGTTGGAAGGCGGTCGAACAGCTCATTCAGCTCTCAAGCTGCCATTAAACCTTCAAATTAATGAAACTCCAACTTGCAACCTTTCGAGGAATTCTGCGATGGCCAAAGTGCTGCAGCAAACAAGACTGATCATTTGGGATGAATGTACGATGGCACACAAAAAATCTTTGGAGGCATTAGATCGCTCGATGCAAGATTTACGAAATAACAAAAACCGGTTTGGTGGTGCAATGATACTATTGGCAGGTGATTTTCGACAAATATTGCCAGTTGTTCCACGCTCAACGCCAGCTGATGAACTGAATGCCTGTTTGAAGTCGTCCATTTTATGGAAATACATTAAAACacttaaattaagtataaacaTGAGAGTCGAATTACAGGAAGACCAGTCTGGAGAAGTGTTTTCCAAACAACTGCTCGATATTGGTAATGGTATTATTGCTGTTGATACATCATCTGGATACATTACATTCCCTAccaatttttgtaacttttgtgAATCAAAGACCGAACTCATGGAGATGGTTTTCCCAAACATTGCTCAAAATTACGTAAATCACATTTGGTTAAGCGAACGTGTTATATTGGCCGCAAAAAATGTTGATGTGAATGAGAAAATAGCTGGCGAATTGAAGAATTACAAATCAGTTGATTCCATTACTAATGAAGATGAAGTTGTCAATTATccaacagaatttttaaattcgctgGAATTGCGCGGCTTACCACCTCATAATCTGCAATTAAAAATCGGATCAGTAATTATTATGTTACGGAACATAAACCCGCCACGTCTGTGTAATGGTACCCGGCTTGCGGTgaagaaattattgaacaaCGTCATCGAAGCCACAATTTTGAAAGGGAAGTACAAAGGCGAAGATGTTTTAATCCCACGCATCCCTATGATACCGAACGACATACCATTCAGCTTTAAACGTTTACAGTTTCCAGTGCGGCTTGCATTTGCAATGTctataaataaatcgcaagggcaGTCACTAAGTGTATGTGGCATCAACCTAGAAAATCCATGTTTTGCACATGGCCAATTATATGTAGCCTGTTCCCGTGTCGGAAAACCatcaacattatttatttatgcgccagaacataaaactaaaaatatagtttatcaAAAAGCATTAGAATAGAGAGAAGCAGTGAAGGGTATAGAGGCTATTAGTTGCTTTCTAGAGCGCGCGTACGGTGTGTACAATTTTAGAAGCAAGCCAGCAAAATATGTACGATGCGGtacaaatgaagttcgcacacttttcgggaagataatttcgacatatcaaccttcaaatccgcttcaattatggtatacgaacaaaaattacattgtcgaagacattttacatcgtctgCGCTAAGAATTGCAAATGAGTCAATTCTgcttgatacttccggtggtttaatatcaattccatctgccgtttatcaattcatgaaagatAAACTCATTAAAGAATATTTCGGACattgctgccaaaaataccgccaaattatcgtaactacgatttcttgagtgcacgcacaattttagctgccaaaaataccgatgttgtt
It includes:
- the LOC126755791 gene encoding uncharacterized protein LOC126755791, whose amino-acid sequence is MAKVLQQTRLIIWDECTMAHKKSLEALDRSMQDLRNNKNRFGGAMILLAGDFRQILPVVPRSTPADELNACLKSSILWKYIKTLKLSINMRVELQEDQSGEVFSKQLLDIGNGIIAVDTSSGYITFPTNFCNFCESKTELMEMVFPNIAQNYVNHIWLSERVILAAKNVDVNEKIAGELKNYKSVDSITNEDEVVNYPTEFLNSLELRGLPPHNLQLKIGSDRKIRLAEEFK